The following coding sequences lie in one Arthrobacter sp. SLBN-122 genomic window:
- a CDS encoding DUF4244 domain-containing protein: MYINHHRRHYTAGTSALAASGLKPGQRDSSRPGTNRAPYASASSLAPKASVPAVSKVVELYPGSGGTGTQVRRGGLLGSQAGMATAEYAIATLAAVGFAGLLVFILRSDEVRGFLLNLIRTALALP, from the coding sequence ATGTACATCAACCACCACCGCCGCCACTACACCGCCGGAACCTCCGCGCTCGCCGCATCCGGCCTGAAGCCCGGACAACGGGACAGCAGCCGGCCAGGCACCAACAGGGCACCGTACGCTTCCGCCTCTTCCCTTGCCCCCAAAGCTTCTGTCCCCGCAGTCAGCAAGGTCGTGGAGCTCTATCCCGGTTCGGGCGGTACCGGAACTCAGGTCCGGCGCGGGGGGCTGCTGGGTTCACAGGCCGGTATGGCCACTGCCGAGTACGCCATCGCCACCCTCGCCGCAGTCGGATTCGCGGGGCTGCTTGTGTTCATTCTCCGCAGCGACGAGGTGCGTGGCTTCCTCCTCAACCTCATCCGGACCGCCCTGGCGCTGCCGTGA